The sequence GATAATGTGTTTGCGGTATTTTAAATGGATCAGGGTCCATAATTGTTTGTTTCCTTTTAGAATGATGTGTCCTCCACGGCCACCATTACCACCATCAGGACCGCCAAAGGCAGTAAGCTTATCGCGGTGAAAATGAATAGAGCCTGCCCCTCCTTTACCGGTTCTGCAACAAATCTTTACGTAGTCAACAAAATTACTATTATCCATTTTTGGTTTTAAAAATAAAAAAGCCTGATTCTGCATTCTGCAAAATCAGGCCTCAAAGGTAATTATAATATTATTAGCGTTTTCCTATTTTTTGTAGCCAGGGTTATCTGGACTTTTTTGCCGTTTTCTTCACCGCTTTTTTTACCACTTTTTTGGCTGCTTTCTTCACAGTCTTTTTAACTGCTTTTTTTGGCGCGACCTTTTTTACCGCTTTTTTAACTAGCGTTTTTTTAACCACTTTTTTGGCCATCTTTTTAGGTGGAGATTTTTTTACGGCCTTTTTTGGCGCTAATTTCTTCACTCCTTTTTTTACGGCTTTTTTAGGAGAGACACGTATAGACTTTGTGACTGTTTTCTTAGCCGGAGTTTTTTTCACTGAGACGGCTTTGCTTTTTACCAGAGGTTTTTTGCTGGCAACGGCGGCCTGCTTACTGCTTGCGGCGGCCTGTCTGCTTGCCTTTGCACTTTGTTTCTTTTCTTCCTCTTCTTCTGCTTCAGCCCGTTTAATAGCGTCAATTTCCAAAAGTAATTCTGGAGCGATATCGTCTGCCAACTCAAAATCCTGTATGGTAAGATCCAGATGTTCTAAATCTGTTTCTAATGAAGTAAGATCCATTTCAGCATTTAAAAAAACAATACGGTCTACTAAAGATTTAAAAATTTCATCAATGGTTCCAATTCCACCTATCGAATGAAATTTACCTTGTTCGTTATAATAGTTTTTTAAAGGCAAAGTCTTGTTATTGTATTCCTGAATACGGCGACGAATAACGGTTTCATCACGATCATCAGCCCTGCCACTGTCTTTGCCGCGTAGCAACAAACGTTTGGTAAGCTCTTCATCATCAACTTCCAACGCAAGCATACCGCTGATACCTGTTCCTTTTTTCTGGAGCAAATCATCCAGGGCTACAGCTTGTGCCGCAGTTCTGGGAAAACCATCAAAAATAAATCCCTTTGCATGAGGGTTTTCGTCGAGTTTGGATTCTATCATACCTATTACGATATCATCGCCCACCAGTTCTCCTCTATCCATTATTTCCTTCGCCTTTTTACCAAGATTGGTACCACGCGCAATTTCTGAACGCAAAATATCTCCGGTGCTTAAATGCACCAGGCCATATTTACTGATCAGGTTTTCAGATTGTGTTCCCTTTCCTGCGCCAGGAGGGCCAAATAAAACAATGTTCAACATTTTTTCCATTTTATCTTAAGCTAATACGTGTATTTCTTTTAAATTTCTTCCTAAGCCATCGTAGTCTAAACCATAACCCACAACAAAATCGTTCGGAATTTGAAATCCTACATAGTCTAATATGTAGTGCTTTTTGTAAGCATCTGGTTTAAATAATATAGTGGCTACTTTAATTTGTTTAACGTTTTTAGTAGCTAAAAGTGTTATAAGTTTTTCAAGTGTAATACCACTGTCTACTATATCTTCTACGATAACTACCGTGCGTCCGCTAATATTTTCTGTTAACCCAATAAGTTCGGTAACGTTGCCACTACTCGACAAGCCGCTGTAGCTGGCCATTTTAATAAAAGATATCTCGCAAGGTATCGCTATTTCTTTTAGCAAATCTGACGCAAACATAAATGATCCGTTTAGCACCGCGAGAAAAACAGGAAATTCATCTTTTAAATCTTCATTGATAGCGCCTGCAACATTTTTCACCGCCTCTGCAATTTTTTGCTGAGTGATGTAAGGTTTAAATTGTTTATCCTTTAGTGTTATGAATTGACTCATAAAAAGCTTAGCGGCTAACAAATATAATGGTTTTATCTGCATTTAAACATGAGGAATGTTTTTTTGAAGATGAATGTTCTGATCAGGATTTTTTTCATCGAAATTTCGCAGCTTTATTTTCGAATTCTCTTTAGGTTTGGCGAGATTGTTATCTTTGCCCCGTGGCGCAAACAGGTAAAAATATAAATCAAGCAGCAGATCTGCTTTTGCAGGGAAAACTTGTGGCCATTCCAACGGAAACGGTTTACGGACTTGCTGCCAACGCTTTAAACGAGACTGCGGTGCTAGCTATTTTTGAGGCTAAACAAAGACCTTTTTTTGATCCTCTTATTATCCATGTGCATTCGGAGGAAGCCGCAAGAAAATATGCAGACTTTACCGATGACCGTTTAGTAAAACTTGCCAAAACTTTCTGGCCCGGCCCATTAACTTTGCTTCTTCCCAAAAAAGAAATTATTCCAGCTCTTGTTACCTCGGGGCTTGAGCAAGTTGCAGTTAGAGTTCCGAAGCATTCATTGACTTTAGCACTTCTTGAAAAACTAGATTTACCTCTTGCCGCCCCGAGCGCCAATCCATTCGGTTATGTGAGTCCCACCGAGCCTGCCCACGTGGAGAAACAGCTTGGGACTAAAATTAACTACATTCTTGATGGAGGACCGTCCACTGTGGGTCTGGAATCTACTATTATAGGCATTGAAGAAAATAAAGTATGTGTTTTTCGTTTGGGTGGATTAGCTATAGAGGATATTGAAAAGGTTGTTGGTAAAGTAGAATTACGCATCAATAATTCCAGCGATCCCAAAGCTCCGGGACAACTAAAAAATCATTATGCGCCAAAAAAACCTTTATTTATAGGCAATTCGGCTACCTTACTAAACGAACATGCTGGAAAAACGATTGCATGTATTTGTTTTGGAAAGCATCTCCAAACAGAGAACCGTGTTGAGATTTTTAATTTATCTCCCACAAAAGATCTGAATGAGGCGGCATTAAATCTGTTTAAATATTTGAGATTAAGTGATGAAAGTTCTGCAGAGATTGTTATCTGCGATTTACTTCCCGATGAGGGTTTGGGAAGAGCTATTAATGACAGGCTTCGCAGGGCAGCTACTAAGTAAGCACAAGTCTTATCGCTATTGGATTGAAAGGAAATAAGAAAGGCAAAAAAACAAGGGTTTATTCCAGGATCACCCTTTTCGAAATGCTGACCTCTTTATTTTTTAGCGTTAAAATATATAAACCTTTTTGAAATTCTGCGAGATCAATACTGTAATCCGTGGCAAAAATTTCTTCCTGAAAAATTCTTTTACCACTGATATCGCTGAGCGAAATAAAATAATTATCCTTTTTATCGAAAGTAAGATTTAATGTCTTAGAAACGGGATCTGGAAAACAAGTAAAGAAAATTTTATTTGTATTTTCTTTCATGGCCACTGGTGCGAGTCCTGTATACCATATCGGCGACGTCACAATCCAATTGCCATCTGTTTGCCTTAGTTCCGCGAAGTAGTAATATTCAATACCCGATTTCACGTTCATATCCGTAAAGGTCGTTGTATTATTTCCAATCGACATATGAGCTATGCTGGCCCAGAGTCCACCACTGTTTTTATATCCTTTCCAGATTTTAATAGTGTCTGCCTGTTCTCCGTCAGGATCATTATGAATAACATGAAAAGTGGGATAATTTGCCGAACTCACTATAGATCCCATAATAGTTCCATCCATATTAAAATCTATCCTGGCATTCGGATCATCGCTTCCATAAAAATTCATTTGCTTCATTGCTTTAAATAAATTCGCCTTTGTTAGTGAAGGTGCAAGAATAACAAGGCGTCCACCATTGCTCCGTCCAAAGTTGGTGTAATGATTATCATGATCGTAGCCAATTCCTAAATGATAGCCCAAAAACAAAAGTCTTTTATAATAGGCAAAATAATTCCCTGATGAATAATCCGTATAGTGGGTATTAGCGCTGTTCGCAACACCACTACGCAAGGGCATGCCTACTATGGCACTGTCGTATGCTGCGTTGTAGGGAGAATTCGATAAGGCTGTACCATAAGTTCCATCAGTTGTGTAATCATCAAAATCAGGATGTGCAAGATAACCAAAGGCATTCGAATGGTTCTTTATCTTCTTGAAAACGCCGTCATAATCTGTTTTGGCGTTAAACACATCATAGTTATTTCCGTTAACACCGGGCACGGTGGTTTCCCAACCCAGTAAATGATTAAAGCCATAAATAATGATGTGGCCGTTGTATTGCGACGACACACCATATTCCATACCGTACAAAGCTAAAAATGATCCGTCCTGGTTAGCAGCATTTGCCATGTTGAGACCGACCTGATAAAGGGGCTGCTTAAATCCCGGGTTATGGTTCGTTGAATAATGGTTATGTTCTGAGATGCCCAGGAAATCAAAATTATCTGTTAGTTTGGCGTAGGCATAACTCCCGTCAGGTCTGCCCACTCCTGAACTTACTGAATCTTTGTTGCCATCGCTGAAAGCCGTGTGAGCGTGAAGATTTCCAAAATAATAATTATATGTCTGAGCTCCTGCTGCTGCAGACAAAAAGAGAAAAATAAAAAAACACCTCATATTCTAAATTAATGAATACGGGTGTTTCTTAAAATAAATTGATCTAAAAGCCCGAAGGATTTTATTTTTTATAAATCAGTGCCACGGCATATGCATTCACCCCTTCGCCTCTACCCACGTAACCTAACTTTTCGTTTGTAGTAGCTTTTATCGAAACTTCATTTTCTGTAACCTCCAGAATTGGTGCTAAAACTTTTTGCATAGCTTTTATGTGAGGGTTTATTTTTGGATCCTCAAGACTTAGCGTAGCATCGATGTTTCCTATCCCATAGCCGTTTTCACGTAATAAAGCCACCACTTCTTTTAAAAGTAATTTGCTGTCGGCGCCCTTGTATTTTGGGTCTGTATTTGGAAAATGAAATCCTATATCGCGTAAGTTAGCTGCACCTAAAAGAGCATCACATATGGCGTGTAAAAGCACATCAGCGTCGCTATGTCCAACGCAACCTTTGTCAAATTCAAGCTTAACGCCACCTAGCCATAATTCTCTTCCCTCACCTAAAGGATGCACATCGTACCCAAATCCAATCCTGATATTTACACTCATCTTTTAACCCTCTATAGCTTTAACACCTGGTAAAGTTCCTTGCTCGATATATTCTAATAATGCTCCACCGCCTGTGCTCACATAACTTACTTTATCGGCAAGATTGTATTTATTTATTGCCGCAACACTGTCGCCACCGCCAATAAGCGTGTATGCTCCCGCTTTCGTAGCTTCTACAATATCAAAGGCTGCCTGTTTTGTGCCCGCTTCAAATTTGCTCATTTCAAAAACACCCATAGGACCGTTCCATAAAATGGTTTTAGAGTTTTTGATCACCTCGCCAAAATAGTGCATCGATTTTTTACCAATGTCCAGTCCCATCCATCCGTCAGGAATCTGGTCAATCTGAACTTCCTGAGTAGTGGCATCGTTAGAAAAGTTATCAGCAATAACTGCATCCACAGGAATGCAAAGGTTTACCCCTTTTACTTTTGCTGTAGCAATTAAATTTTTTGCTACTTCTAAACGATCGTCTTCGCAGAGTGACTTTCCAATCTTGCCACCAAGAGCTTTAATAAAGGTAAAAGCCATGCCGCCTCCAATAATAATGTTATCAGCCTTATCCATCAGCTGTTCAATGATCATAATCTTATCGCTCACCTTTGCACCACCTATAATCGCAGTAAAAGGTTTTTCCGTCTTATTTAAAACTTTGTCAATACTAGCCACTTCGTTAGCCATCACATAACCAAAACACTTTGAAGATGCATCAAAATAGTTAGCCATAACTGCTGTTGAAGCGTGAGCACGGTGCGCCGTTCCGAAAGCATCATTCACATACACGTTGCCATGTTGACTTAGTTTTTTCGCAAACATGGCGTCACCCTTTTCTTCTTCTTTGTAAAAACGCAAATTCTCCAACAATAAAACTTCACCCTTTTTTAATGCTTCCGATTGAAGCATAGAAGCATCGCTAATACAATCGTCAGCAAACTGCACAGGCACGCCTAAGTGTTTACTTACTTCGTTTACAATGTGCTTTAGTGAATATTTGTTTGTTGGCCCTTCTTTCGGTCGCCCCAAGTGGCTCATCAACACTATACTGCCACCGTCATTTAATATTTTTTTAAGCGTGGGAATAGCCGCACGTATCCGGGTGGCATCTGTTACTTCAAACGCATCGTTTAAAGGAACATTAAAATCAACGCGAATAACCGCACGTTTATTTGAGAAATCTAGGGAATCTACTGTTTTCATAGCCTGCAAAAATAACTAATTGCTTTTAAACAGAAAAATGACAAATTACAAAGGAACTGCAAAAACAAGCCCTCAACGCTGGCTCCCGAACTATATAAAAACTTATGTAGAACGGGATGTGCGTTTTATCAGGAATATTGAAAACATTTTTCTATTTCATAATATTCTAACAGACGCGGCCTCCCTTAAAAACCTCAAATGGTTTCAAAAAGTTCTTCGTTAGCAGGGTGGAGTACTTATAAACGCAAGCGACGAAAGCAAAAGTTTTGATAACGAAATAGAGCAAATAAGTTGGGAACAGGTAAGCGGCTTATAAAGCTTAAGCCAGTTTTTTTAAACTTAATTCAAATGCTTTAATAGTTTTATCGAGATCTTCATAGGTATGCGCACGGCTCACAAAACCAACCTCATAGCCACTTGGCCCAAGGTAGATACCGTTTTCAAGCAAAGCGTGGTAAAGCGTTTTAAAATAAGACATGCTGTTAGCATCAATGTCTTCAGCATTTACAATACTTTCTTTTTCTGTAAAGGCAATCCAGAAAATAGAACCAAGGCTAAATAATTTAAACAGTTTAAACGGATTTATTTTATTAATGCCGTTTATTAAGTACTGCGTTTTCTTTTCAAGATCTTCATAAAAATTCTCTTTCAAACATTCCGAAAGTTGAGCAATCCCAGCGCTCATCGCAACCGGGTTACCGCTTAACGTCCCTGCTTGATAAACAGGCCCTTCAGGCGATACGCAACTCATAATTTCTTTACTTGCCCCATAAGCGCCAACAGGAAATCCACCTCCAATTATCTTTCCATAAGTAACAATGTCCGGTTGAATATTGTACAATCCTGCGGCACCTGTAAAACTCATACGGAAACCACTGATAACCTCATCAAAAATTAAAAGAGTTTTAGTGGCAGAACAAATTTCACGCAAAAAAGTAAGAAACTCTTTTCCTTGCAAAAGCAAACCGTTATTCGCCGGTACAGGTTCAATGATAATACAGGCAATTTCATCTTTGTAATTTTTGAAAGCCTCCTGAACCGCTTCTTTATTATTTAGTGGTACCGTTATAGTTTCATTTACAAAGCTTTCAGGCACTCCTGCACTGCTTGAATTTCCAAAGGTAACGAGTCCGCTGCCGGCTTTTACCAGCAACGAATCTACGTGGCCGTGATAACAGCCTTCGAATTTTAAAATTTTATTGCGGTTTGTGAAGCCACGGGCTAAACGTATCGCGCTCATCACCGCTTCGGTGCCACTACTTACAAAACGTAGCTTCTGAATAAACTTATTATTAGAGAGGATCAGGTCTGCCAATTCATTTTCGAGTTGCGTGGGAGCTCCAAAAGAAGTGCCCTTGCGCATGGTTTTATCTACAGCGTTTAATACAGCATCTTCTGCATGTCCGAGAATAAGCGGACCCCAGCTACAGCAGTAATCGATATATTCATTCCCATCCGCATCCCAAATATGCGAACCTTTTCCACGTTCTATAAATAAAGGATTTCCACCTACGCTTCTGAACGCACGTACCGGAGAATTCACTCCACCCGGAAAATAATTTTTTGCCCTTTCGAAAAGTTCTGCCGATTTTTTAGTCTCCATAAATTTTGGCAAAATTATGGATTTATTATGGGTTTAAGATTTAGTTTAACCAAATACCTGAAAAAAGCTACCTCCTAAAAAGTGTTAACACTTATATCCCATTTTTTTTCCTATAATTGTGGCGCGATAATTGGTTAAAAGTTAAAGTAAATCGACATGAAAAAAATAATCCTAGCACTGATCACCTTCTCACTTTTCTCATTTATAACTTTAAATGGTGACGGTGATAAAATACCCGCAGCAACATTAAAAAAATTGGATGGAAGTAAAGTTAATTCTGCATCTTTCAGCAATAACGGGAAACCAATTATTATCAGTTTCTGGGCCACCTGGTGCAAACCCTGCAAAAAAGAACTGGATGCAATAGCTGAATCTTACCCTGAATGGGTGAAAGAAACAGGTGTAAAACTTATTGCTATAAGCATCGATGATTCAAGAAGTTCCGGTAAAGTAGTTACTGATGTTAAAACCAAAGGTTGGGAATATGAAATTTACATAGATGAAAACCAGGATTTTAAACGTGCCATGAATGTAAATAACGTGCCTCACACTTTTATAGTAGATGGTACTGGTAAAATTGTATGGAGTCACAATTCTTATGCGGATGGTGATGAAGACAAACTATATGAAAACATACAATCCCTTATAAAGGGTGAGAAGTTAAAACACTAATTTTCATTCGACTTACACATGAAGTTTTGCAAAACCTTGCGCAGATCAGCGGTTTATCTGCCTTTGCTTACTGTTACGTTTATTAAGGCTCAAAATTCCACAACCGATATGGGTTCCATTCATGGAAATTTTCAGATCGATGCACAATATTACCAAGCCGATTCTTTGATCGGAGCTCCAAAAGTTCCAGAGAAATTTCTTTCTAATGCCTTTGGGAACATCAATTACACGCGCGGTAATTTTTCTGCAGGAGTGCGTTATGAAGCTTACAACAACGTAAGGCAAGGATTTGACACACGTTATAAGGGACAAGGAATCACCAATAGATTCGCCCGCTACAGAACCGATTTACTCGATGTTACTGTAGGAAATATCTATGAGCAGTTTGGAAGTGGGTTAATGCTAAGGACTTATTACGAGCCGGGATTATTGTATGATAATTCTCTCGATGGTATCAGAGTTATTTCCTCTCCTGTAAAAGGTGTTACACTTAAAGGTTTAGTTGGTAAACAACGCTTCTTCTTTACTACTGGTCCGGGCATCGTACGCGGTGGAGATGCTGAAGTAAATGTGAATGAACTTTTTGATTCTGTTTTAGGAAAGAAAAAAACAAAAGTTATTCTTGGCGGAAGTTTCGTTAGTAAATATCAAACGGATATTGATCCGAATTTAAATTTGCCCGAAAACGTTGCTACCTATGGCGGACGCGTCAACATTATCAGAGAAGGGTTTAATTTTTCTACGGAATACGCCTATAAGATGAATGATCCTTCATTTGATAATCACTATTCTTATAAAAACGGTGAAGCGCTTTTTGCTTCTCTTTCCTACGCTACTAACGGACTTTCGTTTATGGTTCAAGGTAAGCGTGTAGACAATATGAGTTTCAGAAGTGACCGGGACGCTAGCCTTCAAAGTCTTTTGATCAATTATCTTCCCGCCACTACCAGACCTCACACTTACTCTATGCTTGCTTTAAATCCATACGCCACTCAGCTTAGAGGCGAAGTAGGTGGCATGGTAGAAGTGCAATATAAATTTAAAAAGAATACCGCTATTGGCGGAAAGTACGGAGCAGAAATAACGGTGAATTATTCGCAGGCCAATGGTCTTCGTCAGATTCCTGTAGGAGATTCAACTACAGCAATGACTTTTTATAAGACGAGTTACGGCGATATAGGCGATAATTACTACCATGATTTTAATATAGAGTTTAGTAAAAAATTCTCTAAAAAATGGAAGGGAACAGCTGTTTACTCCAATCAGTTTTACAACCGTAACATTGTGCAATTTGGAGCCGCCAATGAGGGTTACGAGAGTTTGAAGTCAGACATTGTGGTATTGGATCTTACTTACAAGTACAGACCTTCTTCATCTCTAAGACTAGAAGTACAAGGTCTATTCGCCAGAAATCAGAATATGATTACTAACTCTAATTTAGTAGGAAAGGGTAATTGGGGTACCATGCTGCTCGAGTGGTCGCCGAATGGCAACTGGTTTGTCGCTTTGTTTGATCAATATAATTATGGTAATCCTGATAAAGCTGCCCGCGTGCATTATTATTTAGGAACATTTGGCTATAATAAAGATGCACACCGTATTGCAGTTAGCTATGGTAAACAAAGCGCCGGGATCTTTTGTGTAGGAGGTGTATGTCGTGTGGTGCCTGCTTCCAATGGGCTTACGCTTTCAATTACCAGTAGTTTTTAGTATCTTAGTGTAAACATTAATGCTCTCTTCCATGAAAAAAATAATCATCTCATTCCTGTTTCTTTTCCTGATTACCGCCTGCGATAAAATTTCACACCCCGTTCAGGGTCCCCCAAAAATTTTTGATTGTATTGACCCGCTAAATCAGGTAATAAAGACAAATGCCAATAAAAATCCTGATCAGCGTAAGGTATTGTTGGAAGATTTCACCGGTCACTACTGTCCAAACTGCCCACGTGCGGCTAAAGTAGCTGAAACCCTTATGGAACAAAACCCCGGGAATGTTATTTTGTTAGCGCATCATGTTACCACTACTTACGCCAAAATTTCTACGGATACAACAAATAAATTCAAAGAAAACTTCATGAATGACGCTTCTAACGATTGGGATAGTCCTAAAACTGGCTTTGGCGTTTCTGGTGCGGGACTTCCTCAGGGAATGGTTAACAGGATAGGAAATCCTAATTTTGCGCAGGCCGACAGCAAATGGGCCTCTTTAGTCTCGACTGAGTTAAATAAACCATTGGTGGCGCGTCTTGATCTTGAAACTACTTATGACTTGGTATCACATTATTTAATTGCCAAAGTAAAAGCTACATTTAAACAAGCTGTAGCTCATAATGTAAATGTAGTTTTTGTATTATCTCAAGATAGTATTGTTGCCTGCCAGAAAGATAATAACCCGCTTAATGCGCCAAATGATCGCGATCCCGATGAACCTCAGACTCGTCTTAATTTTCATTTTAATCACATCACTATCAACGCAATGAATGGAGCGCAGGGAGAAGTATTAAAATCGGGTCCTATCGCGATAAATGATACGGCTTCTTTAACATCGAGTTGTTTTCTATTAAATAAGTGTTTTGGCGCCGATAACGCAACTACGTTTCCTCCCTATAAGGCCTTTTGTATTGACGACAGATACGTAAGTTTGGTCGCTTTTATTTATGATGCCGACACAAAAGAAGTGTTGCAGGCGGAGACCATGAGAATTCGTTAATTTCATAACAACTTAAAAAAAAAGCTGCCAGTTGGCAGCTTTTT is a genomic window of Sphingobacteriaceae bacterium containing:
- the hpt gene encoding hypoxanthine phosphoribosyltransferase; amino-acid sequence: MSQFITLKDKQFKPYITQQKIAEAVKNVAGAINEDLKDEFPVFLAVLNGSFMFASDLLKEIAIPCEISFIKMASYSGLSSSGNVTELIGLTENISGRTVVIVEDIVDSGITLEKLITLLATKNVKQIKVATILFKPDAYKKHYILDYVGFQIPNDFVVGYGLDYDGLGRNLKEIHVLA
- a CDS encoding threonylcarbamoyl-AMP synthase yields the protein MAQTGKNINQAADLLLQGKLVAIPTETVYGLAANALNETAVLAIFEAKQRPFFDPLIIHVHSEEAARKYADFTDDRLVKLAKTFWPGPLTLLLPKKEIIPALVTSGLEQVAVRVPKHSLTLALLEKLDLPLAAPSANPFGYVSPTEPAHVEKQLGTKINYILDGGPSTVGLESTIIGIEENKVCVFRLGGLAIEDIEKVVGKVELRINNSSDPKAPGQLKNHYAPKKPLFIGNSATLLNEHAGKTIACICFGKHLQTENRVEIFNLSPTKDLNEAALNLFKYLRLSDESSAEIVICDLLPDEGLGRAINDRLRRAATK
- a CDS encoding 2-C-methyl-D-erythritol 2,4-cyclodiphosphate synthase, with the translated sequence MSVNIRIGFGYDVHPLGEGRELWLGGVKLEFDKGCVGHSDADVLLHAICDALLGAANLRDIGFHFPNTDPKYKGADSKLLLKEVVALLRENGYGIGNIDATLSLEDPKINPHIKAMQKVLAPILEVTENEVSIKATTNEKLGYVGRGEGVNAYAVALIYKK
- the pgk gene encoding phosphoglycerate kinase; this encodes MKTVDSLDFSNKRAVIRVDFNVPLNDAFEVTDATRIRAAIPTLKKILNDGGSIVLMSHLGRPKEGPTNKYSLKHIVNEVSKHLGVPVQFADDCISDASMLQSEALKKGEVLLLENLRFYKEEEKGDAMFAKKLSQHGNVYVNDAFGTAHRAHASTAVMANYFDASSKCFGYVMANEVASIDKVLNKTEKPFTAIIGGAKVSDKIMIIEQLMDKADNIIIGGGMAFTFIKALGGKIGKSLCEDDRLEVAKNLIATAKVKGVNLCIPVDAVIADNFSNDATTQEVQIDQIPDGWMGLDIGKKSMHYFGEVIKNSKTILWNGPMGVFEMSKFEAGTKQAAFDIVEATKAGAYTLIGGGDSVAAINKYNLADKVSYVSTGGGALLEYIEQGTLPGVKAIEG
- the hemL gene encoding glutamate-1-semialdehyde-2,1-aminomutase; the protein is METKKSAELFERAKNYFPGGVNSPVRAFRSVGGNPLFIERGKGSHIWDADGNEYIDYCCSWGPLILGHAEDAVLNAVDKTMRKGTSFGAPTQLENELADLILSNNKFIQKLRFVSSGTEAVMSAIRLARGFTNRNKILKFEGCYHGHVDSLLVKAGSGLVTFGNSSSAGVPESFVNETITVPLNNKEAVQEAFKNYKDEIACIIIEPVPANNGLLLQGKEFLTFLREICSATKTLLIFDEVISGFRMSFTGAAGLYNIQPDIVTYGKIIGGGFPVGAYGASKEIMSCVSPEGPVYQAGTLSGNPVAMSAGIAQLSECLKENFYEDLEKKTQYLINGINKINPFKLFKLFSLGSIFWIAFTEKESIVNAEDIDANSMSYFKTLYHALLENGIYLGPSGYEVGFVSRAHTYEDLDKTIKAFELSLKKLA
- a CDS encoding alkyl hydroperoxide reductase — protein: MKKIILALITFSLFSFITLNGDGDKIPAATLKKLDGSKVNSASFSNNGKPIIISFWATWCKPCKKELDAIAESYPEWVKETGVKLIAISIDDSRSSGKVVTDVKTKGWEYEIYIDENQDFKRAMNVNNVPHTFIVDGTGKIVWSHNSYADGDEDKLYENIQSLIKGEKLKH